A part of Paraburkholderia azotifigens genomic DNA contains:
- a CDS encoding LysR family transcriptional regulator, with amino-acid sequence MDTAFLANLLLVVDTGSMAEAARRVGVTPAAIAQQMSALERELGVALFVRSGRTVTPTEAGHRIIERARGLVADFADLKAHALEGEASGELRIGTITTALLSLLPDVLANFARGFPRAKVLIRAGTSMELYDTLHRGDLDVAICLHPSFALPKAYDWHLLREEPLVVLAPARFAQEDPHELLRREPFIRYDRTLGGGKQADQYLRSARIVPRELFELNALMAIAMMVDRGLGVSLVPDIVSPMTSALSIARIALPLPIEPRRFGMVWQRASPRSRLIQGLLQCADDAVMASVAREGR; translated from the coding sequence GTGGATACGGCGTTTCTGGCCAATCTGCTGCTGGTCGTCGATACCGGCTCGATGGCGGAGGCAGCGCGGCGCGTCGGCGTCACGCCTGCGGCGATTGCGCAGCAGATGTCCGCGCTGGAGCGCGAACTGGGCGTGGCGCTGTTCGTGCGCTCGGGGCGCACGGTGACGCCGACGGAAGCGGGACATCGGATCATCGAGCGGGCACGCGGGCTCGTCGCGGATTTCGCCGATCTGAAAGCGCACGCGCTGGAAGGCGAAGCGTCGGGCGAACTGCGCATCGGCACGATCACCACCGCGCTATTGAGCCTGTTGCCCGATGTGCTCGCGAACTTTGCTCGCGGCTTTCCGCGTGCGAAGGTGCTGATTCGCGCGGGCACGTCGATGGAGCTGTATGACACGCTGCATCGCGGCGATCTTGACGTCGCCATCTGTCTGCACCCTTCGTTTGCGCTGCCCAAGGCGTACGACTGGCACCTGCTGCGCGAAGAGCCGCTCGTCGTGCTCGCGCCCGCGCGCTTCGCTCAGGAAGATCCGCACGAACTGCTGCGGCGCGAGCCGTTTATCCGCTACGACCGCACGCTGGGCGGCGGCAAGCAGGCCGATCAGTACCTGCGGTCGGCACGCATCGTGCCGCGCGAGTTGTTCGAGCTGAACGCGCTGATGGCAATCGCGATGATGGTGGACCGTGGGCTGGGTGTGTCGCTGGTGCCGGACATCGTGTCCCCGATGACGTCGGCGCTGTCCATAGCGCGAATCGCGTTGCCGCTTCCGATCGAGCCGCGCCGCTTCGGAATGGTGTGGCAACGGGCTTCGCCACGTTCGCGTCTGATACAGGGTCTGTTGCAATGCGCGGATGACGCAGTGATGGCGAGTGTTGCGAGAGAAGGGCGCTGA
- a CDS encoding CaiB/BaiF CoA transferase family protein, with the protein MEHDIGRGGPLSGVRVLDLSAYIAGPYGCTLLADQGAEVIKIEPPTGDNLRKYPSTLEAESRAFLGVNRGKRGLVLDLKQREALDVLLALVRQADVLVHNFRPSVPARLGIAYEQLREINPRLIYCAVTGYGETGPNKDKAGYDQVLQTMTGMCTLQGPGEGPPEVLYGSVVDYYAAALVASGVSSALFAREKSGAGQYVGVSLLRSALTMQSARMIWADSEPKDVGRDMRSGGITGIHPTREGYLYLSANTPHFWKSLCELTGLDALAADERYDTVRKRAIHRDEIVPLLHAALAQRSALEWEALFGDAVPCAAARSVEDMFDDPQVLAEDMVARFDYPGVGAYRGFKHPVRFGGTPLPEPFAAPAFGEHSEALLREAGLSDAEIDGLRATRAVL; encoded by the coding sequence ATGGAACACGACATTGGACGCGGCGGACCGCTCTCCGGTGTGCGCGTGCTCGATCTGAGCGCGTATATCGCCGGTCCGTACGGCTGCACGCTGCTCGCCGATCAGGGCGCCGAAGTCATCAAGATCGAGCCGCCCACGGGCGACAATCTGCGCAAGTATCCGTCGACGCTGGAAGCGGAAAGCCGCGCGTTTCTGGGCGTGAACCGCGGCAAGCGCGGGCTCGTGCTCGATCTCAAGCAACGCGAAGCGCTCGACGTGCTGCTCGCGCTCGTCAGGCAGGCCGACGTGCTGGTGCACAACTTCCGCCCGAGCGTGCCCGCACGGCTTGGCATCGCGTATGAACAGCTGCGCGAGATCAATCCGCGTCTGATCTATTGCGCGGTGACGGGTTACGGCGAAACGGGGCCGAACAAGGACAAGGCCGGTTACGACCAGGTGCTTCAGACGATGACGGGCATGTGCACGCTGCAAGGGCCGGGCGAAGGACCGCCCGAAGTGCTGTATGGCTCCGTCGTCGATTACTACGCGGCCGCGCTGGTTGCATCGGGTGTGTCGTCGGCGTTGTTCGCGCGCGAGAAGAGCGGCGCAGGCCAGTACGTCGGCGTGTCGCTGCTGCGCAGCGCGCTGACGATGCAATCGGCCCGCATGATCTGGGCGGACAGCGAACCGAAGGACGTCGGACGCGACATGCGTTCGGGCGGCATCACGGGCATTCATCCGACACGCGAAGGGTATTTGTATCTGTCCGCGAACACGCCGCATTTCTGGAAGTCGTTGTGCGAACTCACGGGCCTCGACGCCCTCGCCGCCGACGAACGCTACGACACCGTGCGCAAGCGCGCGATCCATCGCGACGAGATCGTGCCGCTGTTGCACGCGGCACTGGCGCAGCGCTCTGCGCTCGAATGGGAAGCGCTGTTTGGCGATGCCGTGCCGTGCGCCGCCGCGCGCAGCGTCGAAGACATGTTCGACGATCCGCAGGTGCTCGCGGAAGACATGGTCGCGCGCTTCGATTATCCAGGCGTGGGCGCGTATCGCGGCTTCAAGCATCCCGTGCGCTTCGGCGGAACACCGTTGCCCGAGCCCTTCGCCGCGCCCGCGTTCGGCGAGCACAGCGAAGCGCTGCTGCGCGAAGCGGGTTTGAGCGACGCGGAGATCGACGGATTGCGCGCGACGCGCGCCGTGCTCTGA
- a CDS encoding DUF2945 domain-containing protein, protein MSHRLKTGDRVTWNTPQGVTTGTVVRRIIRDTELEGQTVEASKDDPYYEVESEKGGEHAVHRADGLEKVHKH, encoded by the coding sequence ATGTCCCATCGACTCAAAACAGGCGATCGCGTCACGTGGAACACGCCGCAAGGCGTGACGACGGGCACGGTCGTGCGCAGGATCATCAGGGATACGGAACTGGAGGGTCAGACTGTTGAGGCGTCGAAGGACGACCCGTATTACGAAGTCGAAAGCGAGAAAGGTGGTGAGCACGCGGTGCATCGCGCGGACGGGCTGGAGAAGGTGCACAAGCACTGA
- a CDS encoding carboxymuconolactone decarboxylase family protein yields MTRTTILNQDQVPADSKATLDAFTKNIGFTPNMMAAFAQSPIAFNAWATLLGSLSKALDVKTRDSIGLAVSELNGCNYCLTVHSFTAEHMAKLPADEIILARKGHATDPKRDAAVQFARKVIETRGRVSDADLKAVREAGYTDANVMEVVALVAMYSLTNFLNNVFDPEKDFPAVAPAGSI; encoded by the coding sequence ATGACAAGGACTACTATCTTAAATCAGGATCAGGTACCGGCCGATTCGAAGGCAACGCTCGATGCGTTCACCAAAAATATCGGATTCACTCCGAATATGATGGCGGCCTTCGCGCAGAGCCCGATCGCGTTCAATGCATGGGCGACCCTGCTCGGCTCGCTGAGCAAGGCACTCGATGTGAAGACGCGCGACAGCATCGGCCTGGCCGTCTCCGAACTGAACGGGTGCAACTACTGCCTGACGGTTCACAGCTTTACGGCTGAGCACATGGCGAAGCTGCCGGCCGATGAAATCATTCTCGCCCGGAAGGGCCACGCGACGGATCCGAAACGGGACGCAGCCGTCCAGTTCGCGCGCAAGGTCATCGAAACCCGAGGCCGGGTCAGCGACGCCGATCTGAAAGCCGTTCGCGAAGCCGGCTACACGGATGCCAACGTGATGGAGGTCGTCGCGCTGGTGGCCATGTACTCCCTGACGAACTTCCTCAATAACGTGTTCGATCCCGAGAAGGACTTTCCCGCGGTTGCGCCGGCCGGCTCGATCTGA
- a CDS encoding DUF3788 domain-containing protein, whose product MKQSTQIGDRIADKSSQPDERTVRNWMGREAFEHWVELRNWIDASYPGVFAPDWLYGGKKRGWSLRYKKTRALCTLLPAYRLCSVLVVLGRAEREKFEARRYSWSPQLVKLYDEAHAYPDGKWLTVPILSADDRDEVKELMSMKRPTPR is encoded by the coding sequence ATGAAACAGTCCACCCAGATCGGTGACAGAATCGCCGACAAATCGTCCCAACCTGATGAGCGCACTGTCCGTAACTGGATGGGACGGGAGGCGTTTGAACATTGGGTCGAACTACGCAACTGGATCGATGCATCCTACCCTGGCGTGTTCGCGCCAGATTGGCTATACGGTGGCAAGAAACGCGGTTGGTCGCTGCGCTACAAGAAGACCAGGGCTCTCTGCACGCTTCTGCCTGCGTACAGGCTGTGTTCCGTTCTGGTGGTCCTGGGGCGAGCCGAGCGAGAGAAGTTTGAGGCGCGGCGTTATTCCTGGAGCCCGCAGTTGGTCAAACTTTACGATGAAGCCCACGCATACCCCGATGGGAAATGGCTGACTGTCCCGATCTTGTCCGCGGACGATCGGGATGAGGTGAAAGAGTTGATGAGCATGAAGCGACCTACCCCTCGCTAA
- a CDS encoding 2-hydroxycarboxylate transporter family protein, translating into METATQHVHDEKTGLKERWWRVFDVRIGALPLPVYVLLLAVLALMTTHGKLASDLPTGIALVAVGGFTCAELAKRIPWIRHIGATSIFAAFIPSMLVYYKLMPEPITKAVTTFTKQSNFLYLFIAAIIVGSVLSMDRQTLVKGFVRIFVPVAAGSIAAACVGTAVGTLLGLDVRHALFMVVVPIMAGGVGEGALPLSAGYAQILGVEQGPLFAQVLSAVMLGNIAAICCAGLLSYLGARRPHLTGNGRLTVAEGDDGVTGATPASFEFDVNSVAAAGATAIALYLLGVLSHQYFDWPAPVVMLVLVVAAQFFQVVSPRVRGGARFMYGFFSTAVTYPLMFAISVAMTPWGEIVTAFHWVNIVTAVSTVLTLVATGFLAARWTGMYPVEAAIVNATHSGLGGTGDVAILTAANRMELMPFAQIATRIGGAITVMIALASCAWLR; encoded by the coding sequence ATGGAGACAGCGACGCAACACGTCCATGACGAGAAGACCGGCCTGAAGGAACGCTGGTGGCGCGTATTCGACGTGCGCATCGGCGCGCTGCCGCTGCCCGTCTATGTGCTTCTGCTCGCCGTGCTCGCGTTGATGACGACGCACGGCAAGCTGGCCTCCGATTTGCCGACGGGCATCGCGCTCGTCGCCGTCGGCGGCTTCACGTGCGCCGAACTGGCGAAGCGCATTCCGTGGATCCGGCACATCGGCGCGACGTCGATCTTCGCGGCCTTCATTCCGTCGATGCTGGTCTATTACAAGCTGATGCCCGAGCCCATCACCAAAGCGGTGACCACGTTCACGAAGCAGTCGAACTTTCTGTATCTGTTCATCGCCGCGATCATCGTCGGCAGCGTGCTCAGCATGGACCGGCAGACACTCGTCAAAGGCTTCGTGCGCATCTTCGTTCCCGTGGCGGCGGGATCGATCGCCGCCGCGTGCGTCGGCACGGCCGTCGGCACCTTGCTGGGCCTCGACGTCAGGCACGCGCTGTTCATGGTCGTCGTGCCCATCATGGCGGGCGGCGTCGGCGAAGGCGCGTTGCCGCTGTCAGCCGGTTACGCGCAAATTCTCGGCGTCGAACAGGGTCCGCTCTTCGCGCAGGTGCTGTCGGCCGTGATGCTCGGCAATATTGCGGCCATCTGCTGCGCGGGCTTGCTGAGCTATCTTGGCGCGCGGCGGCCGCATCTCACGGGCAACGGACGGCTGACCGTTGCCGAAGGTGACGACGGCGTGACGGGCGCGACGCCCGCGTCGTTCGAATTCGATGTGAACTCGGTCGCCGCGGCTGGCGCGACGGCTATCGCGCTGTATCTGCTCGGCGTGCTGAGCCATCAGTACTTCGACTGGCCCGCGCCCGTCGTGATGCTCGTGCTGGTCGTCGCGGCGCAGTTCTTCCAGGTCGTGTCGCCCCGCGTGCGAGGCGGCGCCCGCTTCATGTACGGCTTCTTTTCGACGGCGGTCACCTATCCGCTGATGTTCGCCATCAGCGTCGCGATGACGCCGTGGGGCGAGATCGTCACTGCGTTCCATTGGGTCAATATCGTGACGGCCGTTTCGACGGTGCTCACACTCGTCGCCACGGGTTTTCTGGCCGCGCGCTGGACGGGGATGTACCCGGTGGAGGCGGCCATCGTCAACGCGACGCACAGCGGCCTCGGCGGCACGGGCGATGTGGCGATTCTGACGGCGGCCAACCGCATGGAACTGATGCCGTTCGCGCAGATCGCGACCCGCATCGGCGGCGCGATTACCGTCATGATCGCGCTTGCGTCATGTGCATGGCTGAGGTGA
- a CDS encoding amidohydrolase family protein encodes MKCDSHIHIYDRAFLKQTDAPGFVDHADVAAYREVQARIGTQRVVIVTPRIYGTDNAVTVDAIRQLGIDNARGIAVLHPDVTDAELDALHRGGIRGIRFTLYTAKHAAVGFEMVEPLAHRVAELGWHVQLHWTAGQLVEHRAMLQRLPCTMVFDHRARLPLQQGVNHEAFGIVRELADAGRAWIKLSGPYLDSADGLAGRYADITPMARAWVDAVPDRLVWGSDWPHVTETHKPDDLMLLDLLCDWAQDEATRERILIANPAALYGFAS; translated from the coding sequence ATGAAATGCGATTCCCATATTCACATCTACGACCGCGCGTTTCTCAAGCAAACCGATGCGCCCGGCTTCGTCGATCACGCGGATGTCGCGGCGTATCGCGAGGTGCAGGCGCGTATCGGCACGCAGCGTGTCGTGATCGTCACGCCGCGCATTTACGGCACGGATAACGCCGTGACAGTCGATGCCATCCGTCAGCTCGGCATCGACAACGCGCGCGGCATCGCGGTGCTGCATCCCGACGTGACGGATGCGGAACTGGACGCGTTGCATCGAGGCGGCATTCGCGGCATCCGCTTCACGCTCTACACGGCGAAGCACGCTGCCGTTGGCTTCGAGATGGTCGAGCCGCTCGCACATCGCGTCGCCGAACTCGGCTGGCACGTTCAACTGCATTGGACGGCCGGGCAACTCGTCGAACATCGCGCGATGCTGCAGCGCCTGCCCTGCACGATGGTCTTCGATCATCGCGCGCGCCTTCCGTTGCAACAGGGCGTGAACCACGAGGCATTCGGCATCGTGCGCGAACTCGCCGACGCGGGCCGCGCGTGGATCAAGCTGTCGGGTCCGTATCTCGACTCAGCGGACGGACTCGCAGGCCGTTACGCGGACATCACGCCGATGGCGCGCGCCTGGGTCGATGCCGTGCCCGACCGGCTCGTCTGGGGCAGCGACTGGCCGCACGTGACGGAGACGCACAAACCCGACGACCTCATGTTGCTCGATCTGCTGTGCGACTGGGCGCAGGACGAAGCCACGCGCGAGAGGATTCTCATCGCCAATCCCGCCGCGCTTTACGGCTTCGCGAGCTGA
- a CDS encoding HpcH/HpaI aldolase/citrate lyase family protein → MRSKLFVPASRPELFAKALASAADALSFDLEDAVAPERKRQARTDLRALLETSEALASAKTLIVRVNALDTPHFAADIDAVARNGVSLVNLPKPERPEDVRAAAAALEAAERSNGVSAPIGLLLNVESPRALRMAAELASAHPRVAGLQLGLGDLFEPLGIARRETSAIQQAMFALRVAAGEAGVFAYDTAFASIKDADGFRAEAQMARALGFIGKSCIHPSQIAIANDVFRPSDDDIAHAVRVVVAARDADAEGIGAYVVDGRMIDPPFVERARVLVDEAARLELLSQEQRTSLAL, encoded by the coding sequence ATGAGAAGCAAGCTGTTCGTACCGGCGTCGCGCCCGGAACTGTTCGCCAAGGCGCTCGCCAGCGCAGCCGACGCCCTGTCATTCGATCTTGAAGACGCCGTCGCGCCCGAGCGCAAACGGCAGGCGCGCACCGACTTGCGTGCGCTGCTCGAAACCAGCGAGGCCCTTGCCAGCGCGAAGACGCTGATCGTCAGGGTCAACGCGCTCGACACCCCGCATTTCGCCGCCGATATCGACGCCGTCGCGCGCAACGGCGTCTCGCTCGTCAATCTGCCGAAGCCGGAACGCCCGGAAGACGTGCGCGCCGCGGCAGCCGCGCTCGAAGCTGCCGAACGCTCAAACGGCGTCAGCGCGCCGATCGGCCTGCTGCTGAACGTCGAATCGCCGCGCGCGTTGCGCATGGCAGCGGAACTCGCGAGCGCGCATCCGCGCGTCGCGGGTTTGCAGTTGGGCCTCGGCGATCTGTTCGAGCCGCTCGGTATCGCACGCCGCGAGACGTCCGCGATTCAACAGGCGATGTTCGCCCTGCGTGTCGCTGCGGGCGAAGCAGGCGTCTTTGCCTACGACACCGCGTTCGCCAGCATCAAGGATGCCGACGGCTTCCGCGCCGAAGCGCAAATGGCGCGCGCGTTGGGTTTCATCGGCAAGAGCTGCATTCATCCGAGCCAGATCGCGATTGCGAACGACGTGTTCCGTCCATCCGACGACGACATCGCACATGCCGTGCGCGTGGTCGTCGCCGCGCGCGACGCGGACGCGGAAGGCATCGGCGCCTATGTCGTCGATGGCAGGATGATCGACCCGCCCTTCGTTGAGCGCGCGCGCGTGCTGGTGGACGAGGCCGCGCGGCTCGAGCTTCTTTCGCAGGAACAGCGCACGTCGCTTGCGCTGTAA
- a CDS encoding cupin domain-containing protein: MASSASAHGGEETVTKNFDAAIPNVPGKSLIAVEVDYAPGAASPPHSHAKSAFIYAYVVKGAIESKVNDGETRIYRAGESWSEAPGAIHSISRNASKTESAKLIAVFVLDTNDKALTTPIK; this comes from the coding sequence ATGGCCAGCTCCGCCTCAGCCCACGGCGGCGAAGAAACCGTCACGAAGAACTTCGATGCGGCCATTCCGAATGTTCCAGGCAAGTCGCTGATTGCCGTGGAAGTCGATTACGCGCCGGGCGCGGCCTCCCCGCCCCACAGCCACGCGAAGTCGGCCTTCATTTACGCCTACGTGGTCAAGGGTGCAATCGAGTCGAAGGTGAATGACGGCGAGACGCGCATCTATCGGGCAGGCGAAAGCTGGTCCGAAGCGCCGGGCGCGATCCATTCGATCAGCCGCAACGCGAGCAAGACAGAGTCCGCAAAGCTGATCGCTGTGTTCGTCCTCGACACCAATGACAAAGCGCTGACCACGCCGATCAAATAG
- a CDS encoding glutathione S-transferase N-terminal domain-containing protein, with protein sequence MTLHHPIFTRWPAQYPDRLQLFSLPTPNGVKVGIMLEETGLAYEAHRIDIIANEHHDPAFLALNPNGKIPAIYDPDGPGGRPLPLFESGAILIYLADKTGRLLSTDPHTRFETIQWLMWQMGGVGPMFGQVGFFNKFAGKAWEDKRPLDRYASESARLLGVLDERLAGRDWVMGADYSIADISLLGWVRNLIGFYEARDLVGFERFAHVQRWFDRGLARPAVQRGLEVTAA encoded by the coding sequence ATGACACTCCATCATCCGATTTTCACGCGTTGGCCGGCGCAGTATCCCGATCGGCTCCAGCTCTTTTCCTTACCGACACCCAATGGAGTGAAGGTCGGCATCATGCTGGAGGAGACGGGGCTCGCCTACGAGGCGCACCGTATCGACATCATCGCGAACGAGCACCACGATCCGGCATTCCTCGCGCTCAACCCCAATGGCAAGATTCCGGCGATCTACGATCCCGACGGTCCAGGCGGACGGCCGCTCCCGTTGTTCGAGTCGGGTGCGATCCTGATCTATCTCGCCGACAAGACGGGACGGCTGCTCTCCACCGATCCCCACACCCGATTCGAAACGATCCAATGGCTGATGTGGCAGATGGGCGGTGTCGGGCCGATGTTCGGTCAGGTTGGCTTCTTTAACAAATTCGCTGGCAAAGCGTGGGAGGACAAGCGTCCGCTCGACCGGTACGCAAGCGAATCAGCGCGGCTGCTCGGTGTCCTCGACGAACGGCTCGCGGGCCGCGACTGGGTGATGGGCGCTGACTACAGCATCGCCGATATCTCACTGCTCGGCTGGGTGCGCAACCTGATCGGCTTTTACGAAGCGCGCGATCTCGTCGGCTTCGAGCGCTTCGCGCATGTCCAGCGCTGGTTCGACCGTGGTCTCGCGCGTCCGGCGGTGCAGCGCGGGCTGGAAGTGACGGCGGCCTGA
- a CDS encoding short-chain fatty acid transporter, translating to MKPTTAPSTSVRKTSFTEATIRLFERTIPDPFVLAIMITAIVAALSAIFAPHATLPKMISGWYKGFFDIFTFAFQITLVLVTGHAFAHAPPVQRLFKALVSVARTPAQAATLTFVLVAATSFFNWGMGLVVAALLAREVAKRMRVDFAWIVAAGFSGWVVWASGISSSIALAQSTPGSSMNVVQKLTGAVLPFGETVFTRFNLVPTLVMLVAMPFVLAWLRPRDGDAVPLDTDRHPDEPIRKKPEGKLSFARKVEHSWIGSAFIGAVGIGLIVLTQFQHIAFSGVNAVIFVMFIAGVILHGYPLAYADAIKNAAKQTGSMMLQYPLYGGIMGMMDATGLPDVISHFFIAISNAHTLPFWSYVCSLIVTFFIPSGGGHWAVQGPFVVPAAVALHASVPATTMAVAMGEQVSNMMQPFWAAPVVAMAGVGVQRVLGFTVMTFAVGLVVYGAALLIFV from the coding sequence ATGAAACCTACCACCGCACCATCGACGTCCGTGCGCAAAACGAGCTTCACGGAAGCCACCATCCGCCTGTTCGAGCGCACGATTCCCGATCCCTTCGTGCTCGCGATCATGATCACGGCCATCGTCGCCGCGTTGTCGGCGATCTTCGCGCCGCACGCGACGCTGCCGAAGATGATTTCCGGCTGGTACAAAGGCTTCTTCGACATCTTCACGTTTGCGTTTCAGATCACGCTCGTGCTCGTCACGGGTCACGCGTTTGCGCACGCGCCGCCCGTGCAGCGCCTGTTCAAGGCGCTCGTGTCCGTCGCGCGCACCCCCGCACAGGCTGCTACGCTGACCTTCGTGCTCGTCGCCGCGACGTCGTTCTTCAATTGGGGCATGGGCCTCGTGGTGGCCGCGTTGCTGGCGCGCGAAGTGGCGAAGCGCATGCGTGTCGATTTCGCGTGGATCGTCGCGGCGGGCTTCTCGGGCTGGGTCGTGTGGGCAAGCGGCATTTCCAGTTCGATCGCGCTCGCACAATCGACGCCTGGCAGTTCGATGAACGTCGTGCAAAAGCTGACGGGCGCGGTGCTGCCGTTCGGCGAAACGGTATTCACGCGCTTCAATCTCGTGCCGACGCTCGTCATGCTCGTCGCGATGCCGTTCGTGCTGGCCTGGCTGCGCCCGCGCGACGGCGATGCCGTGCCGCTCGATACTGACAGGCACCCCGACGAACCGATCCGCAAGAAGCCCGAAGGCAAGTTGAGCTTCGCCCGCAAAGTCGAGCACTCGTGGATCGGCAGCGCATTCATCGGCGCGGTAGGCATCGGCCTGATCGTGCTGACGCAGTTTCAGCACATCGCGTTTTCCGGCGTGAATGCGGTGATCTTCGTGATGTTCATTGCGGGCGTGATCCTGCACGGCTATCCGCTCGCGTATGCGGACGCCATCAAGAACGCCGCGAAGCAGACGGGATCGATGATGCTTCAGTACCCGCTTTACGGCGGCATCATGGGCATGATGGACGCGACGGGTCTGCCCGACGTGATCTCGCACTTCTTCATTGCGATCTCGAACGCGCATACGCTGCCGTTCTGGAGCTACGTGTGCTCGCTCATCGTGACGTTCTTCATTCCGAGCGGCGGCGGCCACTGGGCCGTGCAGGGTCCGTTCGTCGTGCCCGCCGCGGTCGCCCTGCATGCGTCCGTTCCCGCGACGACCATGGCCGTCGCGATGGGCGAGCAGGTGTCGAACATGATGCAGCCGTTCTGGGCCGCGCCCGTCGTCGCGATGGCGGGTGTCGGCGTGCAGCGGGTGCTCGGTTTTACGGTCATGACCTTCGCCGTCGGTCTGGTCGTGTATGGCGCGGCGCTGCTGATTTTTGTGTAA
- a CDS encoding ABC transporter ATP-binding protein has translation MSAVHLQQIRKAFAGTEVLKGVDIDVKEHEFLVFVGPSGCGKSTLLRSIAGLERIDSGHVVIEGEDVTELEPSQRGVAMVFQSYALYPHMSVYENIAFGLRMIKLPEAQIKERVHRAAEILQIGQLLERRPRALSGGQRQRVAIGRSIVREPKVFLFDEPLSNLDAALRVQMRLELIKLHKQLNATMIYVTHDQTEAMTMADRIVVLNHGQVEQIGSPLELYRTPRNRFVAGFIGSPKMNFLDVRVQKKNAQHLTVELPGGASLDVPCNSEAVEAGQTLVLGIRPEHFIESANGNADSALTGEVMVIEHLGSETLLHVRLADERVIQVKGSGESTAEEGQRLHAGFSIRHVHLFLEDGSALERVVHDDELRVS, from the coding sequence ATGAGTGCCGTACATCTGCAGCAGATCCGCAAAGCGTTCGCAGGTACCGAGGTGCTGAAGGGCGTCGACATCGACGTGAAGGAACACGAATTTCTCGTGTTCGTCGGACCGTCGGGTTGCGGGAAGTCCACGCTGTTGCGCAGCATTGCCGGGCTCGAGCGGATCGATTCAGGTCACGTCGTGATAGAAGGCGAAGACGTGACGGAGCTGGAGCCGTCGCAGCGCGGCGTCGCCATGGTGTTCCAGTCTTATGCGCTGTATCCGCATATGTCGGTGTACGAGAACATTGCATTCGGGCTGCGCATGATCAAGTTGCCCGAAGCGCAGATCAAGGAGCGCGTGCATCGCGCGGCAGAGATTCTGCAGATCGGGCAATTGCTGGAGCGGCGGCCGCGCGCGCTGTCGGGCGGCCAGCGGCAGCGCGTGGCGATCGGACGCTCGATCGTGCGCGAACCGAAAGTATTTCTGTTCGACGAGCCGCTGTCGAATCTCGACGCCGCGCTGCGCGTGCAGATGCGTCTCGAACTGATCAAGCTTCACAAGCAGCTCAACGCCACGATGATCTACGTCACGCACGACCAGACGGAGGCGATGACGATGGCCGACCGCATCGTCGTGCTCAATCATGGCCAGGTCGAACAGATCGGTTCGCCGCTGGAGTTGTATCGCACGCCGCGCAATCGCTTTGTCGCGGGCTTTATCGGCTCGCCGAAGATGAACTTCCTCGATGTCCGTGTGCAGAAGAAGAATGCACAGCACCTGACGGTCGAACTGCCGGGAGGCGCATCGCTCGACGTGCCGTGCAACAGCGAAGCCGTCGAAGCAGGGCAAACGCTCGTGCTCGGCATTCGCCCCGAGCATTTCATCGAATCGGCAAACGGGAATGCGGATAGCGCGCTGACGGGCGAGGTGATGGTCATCGAACATCTGGGCAGCGAAACGCTGCTGCATGTGCGTCTCGCGGATGAACGCGTGATTCAGGTCAAGGGTTCAGGCGAATCGACCGCGGAGGAAGGGCAACGCCTGCACGCGGGATTTTCGATCCGGCATGTGCATCTGTTCCTTGAAGACGGATCGGCACTCGAACGCGTCGTTCATGATGATGAGTTGCGGGTGAGCTGA